A genomic window from Strix uralensis isolate ZFMK-TIS-50842 chromosome 20, bStrUra1, whole genome shotgun sequence includes:
- the LOC141952534 gene encoding transmembrane protein 209-like isoform X1 produces the protein MTPHSRICITHQTENQGRWHPSRMRIISRFDKMEESMTMLIHLWPTEETVDTEIPGLITHHYEYIMAAEQSPATSVIDRAVKMRKEIEARKVVLAWGLLNVSLAGMIYTEMSGKLISSYYNITYWPLWYIERALASLFSLNALFDFWVDFKYTVAPTSLVVSPCQQTLLGLQNAAVQTTPARELAAKKAPSWTPSPPIQGQSSSPSRCPSASPKFTTGCTPGYSPQRRALSSTSAAYGSAGTYSPGSSSVGFPAAAPLLAGHCPPLALGQWKAAA, from the exons ATGACTCCCCATTCAAGGatatgcatcacacatcaaacCGAGAACCAAGGAAGATGGCACCCCTCAAGGATGCGCATCATATCACGTTTCgataagatggaggaaagcatgacaatgtTGATACATTTATGGCCTACGGAAGAGACTGTTGATACAGAAATTCCAGGACTAATTACACAtcattatgaatat ATCATGGCAGCAGAACAGAGTCCAGCAACTTCCGTCATCGACAGGGCCGtcaagatgaggaaggagatTGAAGCCCGGAAAGTGGTCTTGGCCTGGGGGCTCCTTAATGTGTCTCTCGCAGGCATGATCTATACTGAAAT gtctgGAAAACTCATAAGCTCCTATTACAACATCACATACTGGCCACTCTGGTATATTG aacGTGCACTTGCATCTCTGTTCAGCCTGAATGCCTTATTTGATTTCTGGGTGGACTTCAAATACACGGTGGCACCGACCAGCTTGGTCGTGAGTCCTtgccagcagaccctgctggggtTGCAGAATGCAG cGGTACAAACAACTCCAGCGCGTGAGCTGGCGGCAAAGAAAGCCCCGTCTTGGACACCTTCTCCTCCGATCCAGGGCCAGAGTTCCAGCCCGTCCCGCTGCCCTAGCGCCAGTCCAAAGTTTACTACCGGTTGTaccccagggtacagccctcAACGACGGGCTCTGTCAAGCACCAGCGCTGCTTACGGCAGTGCTGGAACCtattccccaggcagcagctcagtcGG gtttccagctgcagctcctctcctaGCGGGTCACTGTCCCCCACTAGCGTTGGgccagtggaaagcagcagcttaa
- the LOC141952534 gene encoding transmembrane protein 209-like isoform X2, producing the protein MAAEQSPATSVIDRAVKMRKEIEARKVVLAWGLLNVSLAGMIYTEMSGKLISSYYNITYWPLWYIERALASLFSLNALFDFWVDFKYTVAPTSLVVSPCQQTLLGLQNAAVQTTPARELAAKKAPSWTPSPPIQGQSSSPSRCPSASPKFTTGCTPGYSPQRRALSSTSAAYGSAGTYSPGSSSVGFPAAAPLLAGHCPPLALGQWKAAA; encoded by the exons ATGGCAGCAGAACAGAGTCCAGCAACTTCCGTCATCGACAGGGCCGtcaagatgaggaaggagatTGAAGCCCGGAAAGTGGTCTTGGCCTGGGGGCTCCTTAATGTGTCTCTCGCAGGCATGATCTATACTGAAAT gtctgGAAAACTCATAAGCTCCTATTACAACATCACATACTGGCCACTCTGGTATATTG aacGTGCACTTGCATCTCTGTTCAGCCTGAATGCCTTATTTGATTTCTGGGTGGACTTCAAATACACGGTGGCACCGACCAGCTTGGTCGTGAGTCCTtgccagcagaccctgctggggtTGCAGAATGCAG cGGTACAAACAACTCCAGCGCGTGAGCTGGCGGCAAAGAAAGCCCCGTCTTGGACACCTTCTCCTCCGATCCAGGGCCAGAGTTCCAGCCCGTCCCGCTGCCCTAGCGCCAGTCCAAAGTTTACTACCGGTTGTaccccagggtacagccctcAACGACGGGCTCTGTCAAGCACCAGCGCTGCTTACGGCAGTGCTGGAACCtattccccaggcagcagctcagtcGG gtttccagctgcagctcctctcctaGCGGGTCACTGTCCCCCACTAGCGTTGGgccagtggaaagcagcagcttaa
- the LOC141952773 gene encoding uncharacterized protein LOC141952773: MGRRPVACPSGGLPWRRAEKRRVWNLHFDKSPWVWDEPAASLESAVRTSSSDEEGVKESKSFGQEAEDVRARIPTVGSDSSPSHLSPGRHEPSERVDGQVFQRECHQCLRVQEKLHEDIAEMREGDKSLSRQLSKAERKADGLEKEVEQLKSALLEKTSALDWTERELQKAKRQTLDWCGVCLLKDQKRADATKKAEELQQQVAQLQSENFLLRQQLGDAQNNNCLEQMRTEARLQGELADAVRKQHTAETALNASTHQCNRLKAENSRLQEDLDKAKAKACELSAELELQSQISLKLEALNKEMGQMVTSLSARLATPGAGHTTTAPEEKQYLSLLLEVQAAAEARVEEINTAVASWRNELEQIIRAQALELERAKDKQESTALLLACAQAELKSSDKRFWVMEDIARVLRNKLNKANERLAEARRSNGDTAVRKRSVSKTRGPSVNPSGSATSERQTRSGGDCPPTSALPPNVSEAWDIPSGAAPPDSDMLKESY; encoded by the exons atggggagaaggcctGTCGCCTGCCCTTCTGGCGGCTTGCCGTGGAGACGGGCC GAGAAGAGACGTGTCTGGAATCTGCATTTTGACAAGTCCCcctgggtttggg atgAGCCTGCCGCCAGCTTGGAGTCGGCCGTCCGTACGTCGTCATCAGATGAAGAAGGCGTCAAGGAGAGCAagagctttgggcaggag GCAGAAGATGTCAGAGCCCGAATACCGACGGTGGGGTCAGAttcatccccttcccacctgagCCCTGGGAGACATGAGCCATCTGAAAGGGTCGATGGGCAGGTGTTTCAGAGAGAATGTCACCAATGCCTTCGAGTGCAAGAAAAGCTCCATGAGGACATCGCTGAGATGCGAGAAGGAGACAAGAGCTTGTCTCGGCAGCTGAGCAAAGCCGAAAGAAAAGCTGatgggctggaaaaggaagtggaGCAACTGAAAAGTGCCCTCTTGGAAAAGACATCGGCTTTAGACTGGACGGAAAGAGAATTACAAAAGGCCAAGAGGCAGACACTGGACTGGTGTGGTGTATGCCTTCTTAAAGATCAGAAGAGAGCAGATGCCaccaagaaggcagaagagctgcagcaacAAGTGGCCCAGCTCCAAAGTGAAAACTTTTTGCTGCGTCAGCAGCTGGGAGACGCGCAGAACAACAACTGCCTGGAACAAATG AGAACAGAGGCACGGCTGCAAGGAGAGCTCGctgatgctgtcagaaagcagcacacagcagaaactgCACTGAACGCTTCGACGCACCAGTGCAATCGCCTGAAGGCAGAGAACTCCCGCTTGCAGGAGGACCTGGACAAGGCTAAGGCCAAG gcGTGCGAACTCTCcgcagagctggagctgcagtcCCAAATATCTCTGAAGCTCGAAGCTCTAAATAAGGAGATGGGACAGATGGTGACAAGTCTGTCAGCTCGCTTGGCGACTCCTGGCGCGGGTCACACCACAACAGCGCCGGAAGAGAAGCAATATCTGAGTCTACTCTTGGAG GTACAGGCAGCCGCTGAAGCCAGAGTAGAAGAGATCAACACCGCTGTCGCCTCTTGGAGGAACGAGCTGGAGCAGATCATTAGAGCTCAGGCTCTcgagctggagagagcaaaggacaagcaggagtcgaccgccctgctcctggcctgtgcacaggcagaattAAAGAGCTCCGACAAGCGTTTCTGGGTGATGGAGGACATTGCAAGAGTtctcagaaacaaattaaataa GGCTAATGAGAGGCTAGCAGAAGCCAGGAGGAGCAACGGCGACACTGCAGTCAGAAAGCGGAGTGTGAGCAAGACCAGGGGACCGAGCGTAAACCCATCGGGCTCAG CCACCAGTGAACGTCAAACCAGATCTGGTGGGGATTGTCCCCCGACATCTGCTCTTCCGCCAAACGTCAGCGAAGCCTGGGATATCCCTTCTGGGGCAGCACCGCCCGATAGCGACATGTTGAAGGAGAGTTATTAA